A single Dechloromonas denitrificans DNA region contains:
- a CDS encoding CHASE domain-containing protein — translation MNNPPPYSDAADRSLSSWLLPVVVFLLLAAATLGAWVWQSRVQTETRAAFAIQQSAAITGEIRERLRLHAQFLHSLQAFAAAHPELDLPAWRRFARETEVGGRLSGLFAFGYASAVRSGEEKAFVRSMRRQIDRSTFRIFPQSAGDIAAPLTFAAPEGPELKSFIGFDLLSEPTRRQAVEAAIARREIAMTGPVTLLADKEKPRPGFLLVHALYRPDMPLKNTEQRRQAFAGIVLSSYRTEEFLSALKQTTQGNFALKIFDEPLSGGSSGATSPTLIYDSDPSLATNTALPFFHHEIDFGGRNWILHFYPRLNHADDGVLDPALLILYGGLTGSLLLALLIFHLSTHRARAERYARRVTHELRLHRDHLHELVEERTVRLNEALHQARAASQAKSEFLANMSHELRTPMHAILSFAQLGIKRAEGGNQPKLSQYFQRIELSAKRLLGLINELLDLSKLEAGKMNLTLSQVDVLDLLAHARTQLESLLLARQLSIETVVMTSDTEIRADPMRLSQIIYNLLANAIKFSPPQGKIRLELGAAELPGGRRLDDTGSQPALAIRFIDHGIGIPEAELESIFDKFVQSSATRTGAGGTGLGLAISRAIAMQHRGTIVANNNAAGGACFTVTLPTNSRTGEVSELHD, via the coding sequence ATGAACAATCCACCGCCCTATTCCGATGCCGCAGACCGTTCGTTGTCGAGCTGGCTGTTGCCGGTCGTCGTCTTTTTACTGCTGGCGGCGGCGACGCTGGGCGCCTGGGTTTGGCAGTCCCGCGTGCAAACCGAAACCCGTGCGGCTTTCGCTATCCAGCAAAGCGCCGCGATCACCGGCGAAATTCGCGAACGGCTGCGCTTGCATGCGCAGTTCCTGCACTCGCTGCAGGCTTTTGCCGCAGCGCACCCGGAGCTCGACTTGCCAGCCTGGCGGCGCTTCGCACGCGAGACCGAGGTCGGCGGCCGGCTTTCCGGGCTATTCGCCTTTGGCTACGCATCGGCCGTCCGGTCCGGCGAAGAAAAGGCGTTTGTCCGGTCGATGCGCCGGCAGATCGACCGCAGCACTTTCCGGATATTTCCGCAATCGGCCGGCGATATCGCCGCACCGCTCACTTTTGCCGCCCCGGAAGGGCCAGAACTCAAGTCGTTCATCGGCTTCGATCTATTGAGCGAACCGACCAGGCGCCAGGCCGTCGAAGCCGCCATCGCCCGGCGGGAAATCGCCATGACTGGACCCGTCACCCTGCTCGCCGACAAGGAAAAGCCGCGCCCGGGCTTCCTGCTCGTGCATGCACTCTATCGTCCGGACATGCCATTGAAGAATACCGAGCAGCGCCGCCAGGCTTTCGCCGGGATTGTCCTCAGCAGCTATCGCACCGAGGAGTTCCTGTCCGCTCTGAAACAGACCACGCAGGGCAATTTCGCACTGAAAATTTTCGACGAACCCCTCTCCGGCGGCTCGTCCGGAGCCACTTCGCCAACCCTGATCTACGACTCCGACCCAAGCCTGGCGACGAACACCGCCCTGCCGTTTTTCCATCACGAGATCGATTTTGGCGGCCGCAACTGGATCCTGCATTTTTACCCGCGCCTCAACCACGCCGACGACGGAGTACTCGATCCGGCCTTGCTGATCCTCTATGGCGGCCTGACCGGGAGCCTGTTACTGGCCCTGCTGATCTTTCACCTGAGCACGCACCGGGCGCGTGCCGAGCGTTACGCCCGCCGGGTAACGCATGAACTTCGCCTGCATCGCGACCATCTGCATGAACTGGTCGAAGAGCGGACGGTCCGGCTCAACGAGGCGCTGCATCAGGCGCGCGCCGCCAGTCAGGCGAAGTCGGAATTTCTCGCCAACATGTCGCACGAACTGCGAACGCCGATGCACGCTATCCTGAGCTTTGCCCAGCTCGGCATCAAGCGCGCCGAGGGCGGCAATCAGCCAAAATTAAGCCAATATTTCCAGCGCATCGAACTGAGCGCCAAGCGCCTGCTGGGCCTGATCAACGAGCTGCTTGACCTCTCGAAACTGGAAGCCGGGAAGATGAATCTGACGTTAAGCCAAGTCGATGTCCTCGACTTGCTGGCTCACGCCAGAACACAGCTCGAATCGCTGCTGCTCGCTCGCCAACTCAGCATCGAAACCGTGGTCATGACGTCCGATACCGAGATTCGCGCCGATCCGATGCGGCTCAGCCAGATTATCTACAACCTGCTGGCCAACGCGATCAAATTCTCCCCGCCGCAGGGCAAAATCCGCCTCGAACTCGGCGCCGCCGAACTGCCAGGCGGACGCCGCCTCGACGATACCGGCAGCCAGCCGGCGCTGGCCATTCGCTTCATCGATCACGGGATCGGCATCCCGGAGGCGGAACTAGAAAGCATTTTCGACAAGTTCGTGCAAAGCTCCGCCACCCGCACCGGAGCGGGCGGCACCGGGCTTGGTCTGGCGATCA
- a CDS encoding ABCB family ABC transporter ATP-binding protein/permease, with the protein MRRTTALPKPPAGQPLAETHLWLTVRTLFPYLWRYRLRVIAALGCLVAAKVANVSVPMVFKEMIDGLSNTQQVLALPALLLGLYGMLRFSTALFTELREILFARVTQRAVRQVALEVFGHLHALSLRFHLERQTGGVSRDIERGSRSISSLISYTLYSILPTLVEIGLVLAILFVKYDSGYVLITLVSLVSYIVFTVKVSNWRIDIRRAVNENDSAANTRAVDSLLNYETVKYFNNEAWEARRYDEQMLKWEDAATRSQTTLAFLNLGQQAIIALGVTAMMWRAANGVVEGHMTIGDLVLVNAFLIQLYAPLNFLGIVYREIRQALADIERMFKLLQENREIADAPDARELPSGPLQINFDAVNFGYDPDRQILKNVDFAIAPGKTVAVVGHSGAGKSTLSRLLYRFYDVTGGAIRINGHDLRSLKQNSLRAAIGIVPQDTVLFNDSIFYNINYGRPTASREEVYGAARAAQLHEFIESLPQKYETRVGERGLKLSGGEKQRVAIARALLKNPPILIFDEATSALDSATERAIQSQLEFAAIGRTTLVIAHRLSTVMNADEILVMSDGHIIERGSHGALLAADGQYARMWNLQQQEDREKSPAGA; encoded by the coding sequence ATGCGCCGCACCACCGCCCTCCCCAAACCGCCAGCCGGCCAGCCGCTGGCCGAAACCCACCTGTGGCTGACCGTGCGGACGCTGTTCCCCTATCTCTGGCGCTACCGGTTGCGCGTCATCGCCGCACTGGGCTGCCTGGTTGCCGCCAAGGTCGCCAACGTCAGCGTCCCGATGGTCTTCAAGGAGATGATCGACGGCCTGTCGAACACCCAGCAGGTACTGGCGCTGCCGGCGCTGCTCCTCGGCCTGTACGGGATGCTGCGCTTTTCGACGGCATTGTTTACCGAATTGCGCGAAATCCTCTTCGCCCGCGTCACCCAGCGCGCCGTCCGCCAGGTCGCCTTGGAAGTGTTCGGCCACCTGCACGCGCTCAGCCTGCGCTTTCATCTCGAGCGCCAGACCGGCGGCGTGTCGCGCGACATCGAGCGGGGTAGCCGGTCGATTTCCAGCCTGATTTCCTACACGCTGTATTCGATCCTGCCGACCCTGGTCGAAATCGGGCTGGTGCTGGCCATCCTGTTCGTCAAATACGACAGCGGCTATGTATTGATCACGCTGGTTTCGCTGGTCAGCTACATCGTGTTCACGGTCAAGGTCAGCAACTGGCGGATCGACATCCGCCGGGCGGTCAATGAAAACGACTCGGCGGCCAACACCCGGGCGGTGGACAGCCTGCTCAATTACGAGACCGTCAAATATTTCAACAACGAAGCCTGGGAAGCCCGTCGCTACGACGAGCAGATGCTCAAGTGGGAAGACGCCGCGACGCGCAGCCAGACTACCCTCGCCTTCCTCAATCTCGGTCAGCAGGCGATCATCGCCCTCGGCGTCACGGCGATGATGTGGCGGGCGGCCAACGGCGTGGTCGAGGGCCACATGACGATCGGCGACCTGGTGCTGGTCAATGCATTCCTGATCCAGCTTTACGCACCGCTCAATTTCCTCGGCATCGTCTATCGCGAAATCCGCCAGGCGCTGGCCGACATCGAGCGGATGTTCAAGCTGCTCCAGGAAAACCGCGAGATTGCCGACGCCCCGGACGCCCGCGAACTGCCGAGCGGGCCGCTGCAGATCAACTTCGACGCGGTCAATTTCGGCTACGACCCGGACCGCCAGATTCTCAAGAACGTCGATTTCGCCATCGCGCCGGGCAAGACGGTGGCCGTGGTCGGCCATTCCGGAGCCGGCAAATCGACGCTGTCGCGCCTGCTCTACCGTTTCTACGACGTTACCGGCGGGGCCATCCGGATCAACGGCCACGACCTGCGCAGCCTAAAGCAAAACAGCCTGCGCGCCGCCATCGGCATCGTGCCGCAGGATACCGTGCTGTTCAACGACTCGATTTTCTACAATATCAACTACGGCCGACCGACGGCCAGCCGGGAGGAAGTCTATGGCGCGGCCCGCGCCGCCCAGTTGCACGAGTTCATCGAATCCTTGCCGCAAAAATACGAAACCCGGGTCGGCGAACGCGGCCTCAAGCTGTCCGGCGGTGAAAAACAGCGGGTCGCCATTGCCCGGGCACTGCTCAAGAATCCGCCCATCCTGATATTCGATGAAGCCACCTCGGCACTCGACTCGGCGACCGAACGGGCCATCCAGAGCCAGCTTGAATTCGCCGCCATCGGCCGGACCACGCTGGTCATCGCCCACCGGCTATCGACCGTGATGAATGCCGACGAAATCCTGGTCATGAGCGATGGCCACATCATCGAGCGCGGCAGTCATGGCGCGCTGCTCGCCGCCGACGGGCAATACGCCCGGATGTGGAACCTTCAGCAGCAGGAAGACAGGGAAAAGAGCCCGGCCGGCGCGTAG
- a CDS encoding acyl-CoA thioesterase, whose product MTVDRIVLPARHSTLRVVPMPADLNQNGDVFGGWVMAQVDVAGAIPAMRRARGRVATVSVNSFLFKQPVSVGDIVSLYAEIVRVGKTSITVKVEVYAERNYSDPITVKVTEAELTYVAIDMAGNKRALPPEKPSEME is encoded by the coding sequence ATGACCGTCGACCGCATCGTCCTCCCTGCCCGGCACTCAACGCTGCGCGTTGTTCCGATGCCGGCCGATCTCAACCAGAACGGCGATGTTTTCGGCGGCTGGGTCATGGCCCAGGTCGACGTGGCTGGCGCCATTCCGGCGATGCGCCGGGCGCGCGGCCGGGTCGCGACGGTGTCAGTCAACTCCTTCCTGTTCAAGCAGCCGGTCTCGGTCGGGGATATCGTCAGTCTTTATGCCGAAATCGTACGGGTCGGCAAAACCTCGATTACCGTCAAGGTCGAGGTTTATGCCGAGCGCAATTACAGCGATCCGATCACCGTCAAGGTGACCGAGGCGGAGCTGACCTACGTGGCAATCGATATGGCCGGAAACAAGCGCGCGCTTCCGCCCGAAAAACCGTCCGAAATGGAATAA
- a CDS encoding OmpP1/FadL family transporter, whose protein sequence is MTLRILPALLLAAFSGAASAAAFQLWEQNASGLATAYAGSAAVADNAGTVFFNPAGMTQLTGFQLSAGVAGVGPSYEFRNEGSTGPLLGSGGNGGNAGGWAAVPNAYLSWQVAPQVFLGLGISSPFGLQTKYDDSNWVGRSYSLKSEIKTVNYNPSIAYRLNDKVSLGFGINYQTIDAELTSAGARLKGDDAAWGWNAGALFTLSPAMRVGVSYRSAIDYTLEGTANGVMPVKADVKLPDTFILSVWQQVSDRWEAMGDLSYTRWNTIKSLDVFSRNSGALASSEAFNYKNSWRFAWGAAYQASNALKLKFGIAYDRTPVTDNDRSARVPDNDRVWLSLGGQWNAGSYGKVDLGYAYLYAKDPSVAQLKQTTTLRGSYDVSAHVVGVQYSVGF, encoded by the coding sequence ATGACGCTGCGTATCCTGCCTGCTCTGCTGTTGGCTGCCTTTTCCGGCGCTGCATCGGCCGCTGCCTTCCAGCTCTGGGAGCAGAATGCCAGCGGCCTGGCTACGGCATATGCCGGCTCGGCAGCGGTCGCCGACAACGCCGGTACGGTCTTTTTCAATCCGGCCGGCATGACGCAGCTGACCGGCTTTCAGCTGTCGGCCGGCGTCGCGGGCGTTGGGCCAAGCTATGAGTTCCGCAATGAGGGTTCGACCGGCCCCCTGCTTGGTTCGGGCGGCAACGGTGGCAATGCCGGCGGCTGGGCGGCCGTGCCGAATGCCTACCTGTCCTGGCAAGTGGCGCCGCAAGTCTTTCTCGGCCTCGGTATCTCGTCGCCGTTCGGGCTCCAGACAAAATACGACGACAGCAACTGGGTTGGCCGTAGCTATTCGCTGAAGTCGGAAATCAAGACGGTAAATTACAACCCGTCGATCGCTTACCGGCTCAATGACAAGGTTTCCTTGGGCTTCGGGATCAATTACCAGACCATCGATGCGGAACTGACCAGCGCCGGGGCGCGCCTGAAAGGCGACGATGCCGCCTGGGGCTGGAATGCCGGAGCCTTGTTCACGTTGTCGCCGGCCATGCGGGTCGGGGTTTCCTATCGTTCGGCCATCGACTACACGCTCGAAGGCACGGCGAATGGCGTGATGCCGGTGAAAGCCGATGTCAAATTGCCGGATACGTTCATTCTCTCCGTCTGGCAGCAGGTTTCCGACCGCTGGGAAGCGATGGGTGATTTGTCCTACACGCGCTGGAATACCATCAAGTCGCTCGATGTCTTTAGTCGCAACTCCGGTGCGCTGGCTTCCTCGGAGGCCTTCAACTACAAGAATTCATGGCGCTTTGCCTGGGGCGCCGCATATCAGGCCAGCAATGCGCTGAAGCTCAAGTTCGGCATCGCCTATGACCGTACGCCGGTCACCGACAACGATCGTTCGGCCCGTGTGCCGGACAACGACCGCGTCTGGTTGTCGCTCGGCGGTCAATGGAATGCCGGCAGCTACGGCAAGGTCGATCTCGGTTACGCCTATCTTTACGCCAAGGATCCGAGCGTTGCCCAGCTCAAGCAAACGACGACGCTGCGCGGCAGCTATGACGTCAGCGCCCACGTTGTCGGCGTGCAGTATTCGGTAGGGTTCTAA
- a CDS encoding DUF2802 domain-containing protein codes for MPTLELGGISLGVREGVIILISLVAIYMVFELWRMRRIRHKRLSATLPETPPTLEPSVEPLAGSAAEEAGAAEELWERAPAGMAEEMMRQSLEQEMAQLRDEVDSIRGELAALREDMLQELAHVQASQSVSPIYGDAMQMALAGYEPAMIAERCGIARAEAELVVALAKSQERGGAE; via the coding sequence TTGCCGACACTTGAACTGGGCGGTATCTCGCTGGGGGTGCGTGAAGGCGTAATCATCCTGATTTCGCTGGTCGCCATCTATATGGTGTTCGAGTTGTGGCGCATGCGGCGCATCCGTCACAAGCGCCTGTCGGCGACCCTGCCGGAAACGCCGCCGACGCTAGAGCCATCGGTCGAACCCCTGGCCGGATCGGCTGCGGAAGAGGCTGGGGCGGCCGAGGAGCTTTGGGAGCGGGCGCCGGCCGGCATGGCCGAGGAAATGATGCGGCAGAGCCTTGAGCAGGAAATGGCCCAATTGCGCGACGAAGTCGATTCCATTCGCGGCGAACTGGCCGCCTTGCGCGAAGACATGTTGCAGGAGTTGGCGCATGTCCAGGCATCGCAATCGGTTTCCCCGATTTACGGCGATGCGATGCAGATGGCTTTGGCCGGTTACGAGCCGGCGATGATTGCCGAACGTTGCGGCATTGCCCGCGCCGAGGCGGAACTGGTGGTGGCGCTGGCCAAGAGCCAGGAGCGGGGAGGGGCGGAATGA
- a CDS encoding SPOR domain-containing protein → MTEKSTTPENEDNAADLRGTLIKRLAVAGVLVAVLLGVLAFFDYLASPPEEPEAQVFTQPVPVAPKKEVSQPVTPAENLPEPPTAAAVPEPVAEAAAPAVAESKPEPSPESRPAAPSPAAPAKTPGAPSPAATPAPVRPLAPAPVRQPSPTPRAAPEASAGPSVAPEPSVVAPAKPAARVVETRSAPPAPPSGVARLFAGFVLQAGVFTSAQRAEELHAKLTLSGVPSTLETRVQVGPFSTRKEAEAAQAKLRELGVETILVPPKGGRP, encoded by the coding sequence ATGACGGAAAAATCGACAACACCCGAAAACGAGGACAACGCTGCCGATTTGCGCGGTACGCTGATCAAGCGTCTGGCGGTTGCCGGCGTCCTGGTTGCCGTCCTGCTCGGCGTGCTGGCTTTCTTCGACTACCTGGCTTCGCCGCCGGAAGAACCGGAGGCCCAGGTATTCACCCAGCCGGTACCGGTTGCCCCGAAAAAGGAAGTGTCGCAGCCGGTGACGCCGGCCGAGAACCTGCCGGAACCGCCTACCGCCGCGGCCGTGCCGGAACCGGTTGCCGAAGCCGCCGCACCGGCCGTGGCCGAGAGCAAACCGGAGCCAAGTCCGGAAAGCCGTCCAGCAGCGCCATCTCCCGCCGCCCCAGCGAAGACTCCAGGCGCCCCGTCGCCAGCTGCGACGCCGGCGCCGGTGCGCCCGCTGGCGCCAGCCCCGGTTCGTCAGCCATCACCAACGCCGCGTGCGGCCCCCGAGGCTAGCGCCGGCCCTAGCGTGGCACCCGAGCCGTCGGTTGTCGCGCCCGCCAAACCGGCGGCCCGCGTTGTCGAGACGCGCAGCGCACCGCCCGCTCCGCCGTCCGGCGTGGCACGGCTATTCGCTGGCTTCGTTTTGCAGGCCGGGGTGTTTACCAGTGCGCAGCGGGCTGAGGAGTTGCACGCCAAACTGACCTTGAGCGGCGTACCGTCGACGCTGGAGACGCGGGTCCAAGTTGGCCCCTTCAGCACTCGCAAGGAAGCCGAAGCGGCGCAAGCCAAGCTCAGGGAACTGGGCGTCGAGACAATACTGGTTCCCCCTAAGGGCGGCCGCCCCTAA
- a CDS encoding tetratricopeptide repeat protein, with protein sequence MNPRIESLEKMLDGPRDGALLRFSLGNEYLKAGDPAKAGKCFQEAVDRDSQYSAAWKALGKALAEAGEHVAALAAYERGISVAESKGDIQAAKEMTVFARRIRNALGR encoded by the coding sequence ATGAACCCACGTATCGAATCCCTGGAAAAAATGCTCGACGGTCCGCGTGACGGCGCCCTGCTCCGCTTCTCGCTCGGCAACGAATACCTCAAGGCGGGCGATCCGGCGAAGGCCGGAAAATGCTTCCAGGAAGCCGTCGACCGCGACAGTCAGTACTCGGCGGCCTGGAAAGCACTCGGCAAGGCCCTCGCCGAAGCCGGTGAACACGTCGCCGCGCTGGCCGCCTACGAACGCGGCATCAGCGTCGCCGAAAGCAAGGGCGACATTCAGGCCGCGAAGGAAATGACGGTCTTTGCCAGACGGATCCGGAACGCGCTTGGCCGTTGA
- a CDS encoding RidA family protein produces the protein MAKTIIATPHAPAAIGTYSQAVRVGDTVYLSGQIGLDPASMQMVDGIDGQIVRVFENLKAVAEAAGGSLADVVKLNVFLTDLAHFARVNETMALYFSAPYPARAAVGVKELPRGALVEADAVMFIG, from the coding sequence ATGGCCAAGACCATCATCGCCACGCCGCACGCCCCGGCTGCCATCGGCACTTATTCGCAAGCCGTCCGGGTTGGCGACACTGTTTACCTGTCCGGCCAGATCGGACTCGATCCGGCATCCATGCAGATGGTAGACGGCATCGACGGGCAAATCGTTCGCGTCTTTGAAAATCTCAAGGCTGTCGCCGAAGCGGCAGGCGGTTCGCTGGCCGATGTCGTCAAGCTCAATGTCTTCCTGACCGACCTGGCCCACTTTGCCCGGGTCAATGAAACGATGGCGCTTTACTTCAGCGCGCCGTATCCGGCACGGGCTGCCGTCGGCGTCAAGGAACTGCCGCGGGGCGCGCTGGTCGAGGCCGATGCGGTGATGTTCATCGGCTGA
- the recG gene encoding ATP-dependent DNA helicase RecG, whose translation MPESGAPAPIRATEALRKKLAKIGLHSEADLLVHLPLRYEDETSITPVAQACHGAPVQVEVVVLSSEIQFRPRRQMIVRAEDESGELTLRFFSFYPSQQAVLSEGSRIRAFGEVRGGFFGAEMVHPRFRKVAEDAPLAEGLTPIYPTTAGLANSVLQKLITRALADGDLSETLDEALRQRLKLPGFARSLRFLHAPPPGTAVDTLHARNHPAWRRVKFDEVLAQQLSLRRAYLARRQQGAPVLVAQDDLGARLVDQLPFGLTGAQLRAMAEIAADLAQPYPMQRLLQGDVGAGKTIVAALAACQAISAGWQAAFMAPTEILAEQHYLKLRDWLEPLGIRVAWLSGSLKSAAKRAQLAALAAGAQLVVGTHALIQDGVDFARLGLAIVDEQHRFGVAQRLALRKKGANPHQLMMSATPIPRTLAMSYYADLDVTVLDELPPGRTPIKTRLVADNRREDVVGFVTKLVGEGRQAYWVCPLIEESEALQLQTAQDTYEQLSTDLPLLRIGLVHGRLKADEKQAVMAAFAAGEIDVLVATTVIEVGVDVPNASLMVIEHAERFGLSQLHQLRGRVGRGAHESSCVLVFAGPLSETARQRLKIIFENTDGFEIARQDLHLRGPGEFVGSRQSGVPLLRYADLEMDADLVDMAREVAEEMLLQAPDQAERHLRRWLGMREELLKS comes from the coding sequence ATGCCGGAGAGCGGGGCGCCGGCCCCGATTCGCGCTACGGAAGCGTTGCGCAAGAAACTGGCGAAAATCGGCCTCCACAGCGAGGCCGATTTGCTGGTGCACCTGCCGCTGCGCTACGAGGATGAAACGTCCATCACGCCGGTGGCGCAGGCTTGTCACGGTGCGCCGGTGCAGGTCGAGGTGGTCGTGCTGTCGAGTGAAATCCAGTTCCGGCCGCGCCGCCAGATGATCGTTCGGGCCGAGGACGAGAGCGGCGAACTGACGCTGCGTTTCTTCAGCTTCTACCCGAGCCAGCAGGCAGTCCTGAGCGAGGGTTCGCGGATCCGGGCCTTTGGCGAAGTGCGCGGCGGCTTCTTCGGCGCCGAGATGGTGCACCCGCGCTTTCGCAAGGTGGCCGAGGATGCCCCGCTGGCCGAGGGCTTGACGCCGATCTACCCGACCACCGCCGGGCTGGCCAATTCGGTGCTGCAGAAATTGATCACGCGCGCCCTGGCCGATGGCGACCTTTCCGAGACGCTCGACGAAGCTTTGCGCCAGCGCCTGAAACTGCCCGGCTTCGCCCGCAGTCTGCGCTTTCTCCATGCGCCGCCGCCCGGCACTGCGGTCGATACGCTGCATGCCCGCAATCACCCGGCCTGGCGGCGGGTCAAGTTCGATGAAGTGCTGGCCCAGCAGTTGTCGCTGCGCCGCGCCTATCTGGCCCGGCGCCAGCAGGGGGCGCCGGTGCTGGTGGCGCAGGACGATCTCGGGGCGCGCCTCGTCGATCAGCTGCCGTTCGGTTTGACCGGGGCGCAATTGCGCGCCATGGCCGAAATTGCCGCTGATCTCGCGCAGCCTTACCCGATGCAGCGCCTGTTGCAGGGTGACGTCGGTGCCGGCAAGACCATCGTCGCCGCACTGGCTGCCTGTCAGGCGATCTCGGCCGGCTGGCAGGCGGCCTTCATGGCGCCGACCGAAATCCTCGCCGAGCAACATTATCTGAAACTGCGCGATTGGCTGGAGCCGCTTGGCATCCGCGTCGCCTGGCTGTCCGGCAGCCTGAAGAGCGCCGCCAAACGAGCGCAACTGGCGGCGCTGGCGGCCGGCGCGCAACTGGTCGTCGGGACGCATGCGCTGATCCAGGATGGCGTCGATTTCGCCCGGCTCGGTCTGGCCATTGTCGACGAGCAGCACCGTTTCGGCGTCGCCCAGCGCCTGGCGCTGCGCAAGAAGGGGGCGAATCCGCACCAGCTGATGATGTCGGCGACGCCGATCCCGCGCACGCTGGCCATGAGCTATTACGCCGATCTCGACGTGACGGTGCTCGATGAACTGCCGCCGGGGCGGACGCCGATCAAGACGCGGCTGGTCGCCGACAACCGGCGCGAAGACGTGGTCGGCTTCGTCACCAAGCTGGTCGGCGAAGGCCGGCAGGCCTACTGGGTCTGTCCGCTGATCGAGGAATCCGAAGCGCTGCAATTGCAGACGGCACAGGATACCTACGAGCAATTGTCGACCGACCTGCCGCTGTTGCGCATCGGCCTCGTCCATGGCCGCTTGAAGGCCGACGAGAAGCAGGCAGTGATGGCCGCCTTCGCAGCCGGCGAAATCGATGTGCTGGTGGCGACGACGGTGATCGAAGTCGGCGTTGATGTGCCGAATGCCAGCCTGATGGTGATCGAGCATGCCGAACGCTTCGGCCTGTCGCAGTTGCACCAGTTGCGTGGTCGGGTCGGGCGCGGGGCGCATGAGTCGAGTTGCGTGCTGGTTTTTGCCGGGCCGCTCTCGGAAACGGCCCGCCAGCGTCTGAAAATCATTTTCGAGAACACCGACGGCTTCGAGATCGCCCGCCAGGATTTGCATCTGCGCGGTCCCGGCGAATTCGTCGGGAGCCGGCAAAGCGGTGTGCCGCTGTTGCGCTACGCCGATCTGGAAATGGATGCCGATCTGGTCGACATGGCGCGCGAAGTCGCCGAAGAAATGTTGCTGCAGGCGCCCGACCAGGCCGAGCGCCACCTGCGGCGCTGGCTCGGGATGCGGGAAGAGCTGCTCAAGTCCTGA
- a CDS encoding c-type cytochrome: MPCRRLFIVALIPLLLTACSEPEDTGPGQPVAHRRTAFNTILKAFEPMGSQLRKSQYKADDFIALAKRLNQAKQGPWEYFTPGSDYPPSRATGAVWSEAEKFEAHRQDFFKAADQLLVAAETRDEAKAKAAYEVLHDTCRECHKTFKKS; this comes from the coding sequence ATGCCTTGCCGCCGCCTCTTCATCGTCGCCCTGATTCCCCTGCTGCTGACTGCCTGCAGCGAGCCGGAAGACACCGGGCCGGGCCAGCCCGTCGCCCATCGCCGCACCGCCTTCAACACCATCCTGAAAGCCTTCGAGCCGATGGGCAGCCAGTTGCGCAAGAGCCAATACAAAGCGGACGATTTCATCGCCCTGGCCAAGCGTTTGAACCAGGCGAAACAAGGCCCCTGGGAATACTTCACGCCGGGTAGCGACTATCCGCCAAGCCGGGCGACCGGCGCAGTGTGGTCGGAAGCGGAAAAATTCGAGGCGCATCGCCAGGATTTCTTCAAGGCCGCCGACCAATTGCTCGTCGCCGCCGAAACCCGCGACGAAGCCAAGGCGAAAGCCGCCTACGAGGTACTCCACGATACCTGCCGCGAGTGCCACAAAACCTTCAAGAAATCCTAG